From the Hymenobacter yonginensis genome, one window contains:
- a CDS encoding rhodanese-like domain-containing protein, whose protein sequence is MRRFLSTLALASMLTGSAALAQAPTPPPPDVAPAKATKLIRRHKVVVLDVRTPAEFATGHVVGARNVDFKAADFAQQVSQLDSTQTYLLYCASGNRSSKAATLMRQQGLRKVVNGGSLPNLKQAGAKTE, encoded by the coding sequence ATGCGTCGTTTCCTTTCCACCCTGGCCCTGGCCAGCATGCTCACGGGCAGCGCGGCGCTGGCCCAGGCGCCCACGCCGCCCCCACCCGACGTAGCACCGGCCAAGGCCACCAAGCTCATCCGGCGCCATAAAGTGGTGGTGCTGGACGTGCGTACGCCGGCCGAATTCGCCACCGGCCACGTCGTGGGGGCCCGCAATGTGGATTTCAAAGCCGCCGACTTCGCCCAACAGGTCAGCCAGCTCGACAGCACTCAAACCTACCTCCTGTACTGCGCCAGTGGCAACCGCAGCAGCAAAGCCGCCACGCTCATGCGCCAGCAGGGCCTGCGCAAAGTGGTAAACGGCGGTTCTTTGCCCAACCTCAAGCAAGCCGGCGCCAAAACCGAGTAG
- a CDS encoding helix-turn-helix domain-containing protein gives MFSAARIITIRKSRGFSQEVLAEQSGVSLRTIQRVEQGDTMPRGHTLLALAAALQVPLEELQVASTSATVPADASVAPLPEAAAPRHPLFPELPVTSTAILATVPATLPANQASGAATVVPTTGPAPTPILRADPDFLQLLNLSALSLLLLPLLNLVVPFVLWRKHRHTIAHAAEVGRRVLGFQVLWQVGCFFAYVLLAVGQVVAVQFQRAPIKGGFLLVMVVTYLLNVLTVAYYARRLRQGRLDIYPVRL, from the coding sequence ATGTTTTCTGCCGCCCGTATCATTACCATCCGCAAAAGCAGGGGTTTCTCCCAGGAAGTGCTGGCCGAGCAATCGGGCGTGAGCTTGCGCACCATTCAGCGGGTGGAGCAGGGCGACACCATGCCGCGTGGCCACACGCTGCTGGCACTGGCGGCGGCTTTGCAGGTACCACTGGAAGAGCTGCAGGTGGCTTCAACGTCAGCCACAGTCCCGGCCGATGCCTCAGTTGCGCCGCTACCCGAAGCTGCCGCGCCGCGCCATCCCTTGTTCCCAGAACTGCCCGTAACCTCAACAGCAATCCTGGCCACTGTTCCGGCTACGCTGCCCGCCAACCAGGCATCCGGCGCGGCCACCGTAGTACCGACGACCGGGCCGGCTCCCACGCCCATCCTGCGCGCCGACCCCGATTTTCTGCAACTGCTCAACCTGAGCGCGCTCAGCTTGCTGTTGCTGCCACTGCTCAATCTGGTGGTGCCGTTTGTGCTGTGGCGGAAGCACCGACACACCATTGCGCACGCGGCCGAAGTGGGGCGGCGGGTGTTGGGCTTTCAGGTGCTGTGGCAGGTGGGTTGCTTTTTCGCGTACGTGCTGCTGGCTGTGGGGCAGGTGGTGGCGGTGCAGTTTCAGCGGGCGCCCATAAAAGGCGGCTTCCTGCTGGTGATGGTCGTGACGTACCTGCTCAATGTGCTGACGGTGGCCTACTATGCCCGCCGCCTGCGGCAGGGCCGGCTGGATATCTATCCGGTGCGGCTGTAG
- the ligA gene encoding NAD-dependent DNA ligase LigA produces the protein MSTTDLQARITALTERLHHLNYQYYQRDISEIPDQEFDQLLAELAALEKQHPELAHPNSPTQRVGGTITKQFPTAVHRYPMLSLGNTYSEADLREFDERVQKGLEGAEYAYVCELKFDGVAMSLTYENGQLTQGVTRGDGTRGDVVTSNVRTIKNLPLHLRTAGPTQPPEFEVRGEIFMPQPVFAELNAEREENGEALLANPRNAASGALKLQDSALVAARRLRFYAYSFLMPGRSSFPTHSASLEALSAWGLPVSDTWRRCNSLAEVLDFVHEWDKKRFTLPVATDGIVIKIDDFRQQELLGYTAKSPRWAIAYKYPAEAGRTRLRDVQYQVGRTGAVTPVALLDPVPLAGTVVKRASMHNANQIAALDIRLNDMVFVEKGGEIIPKITGVDLTARPADSQPIVYPTTCPACNTPLIRPEGEAHFRCPNDRGCPPQRKAKLEHYVSRKALNIDGLGAETVGRFFDLGLVTDAASLYDLPAKAAELAQLDRMGEKSVQRLLAGLEQSKLVPFDQVLFGLGIRYVGETVAEKLANHYRTMEALMAATATELAAVPEVGGVIAESAAAWFQEPQNQELVARLRAAGVQLELTGEAPQAMSNRLEGLTFVLSGVFELHSRDELQALIEAHGGKITGSISKKLSYLVAGDKMGPAKREKATGFKVPIISEAELLAMLPAGLEATSNPAETAATEDSAPSASNPAPTQGTGTQTSLF, from the coding sequence ATGTCCACCACCGACCTCCAGGCCCGCATCACGGCCCTCACCGAGCGCCTGCACCACCTCAACTACCAGTACTACCAGCGCGACATCAGCGAGATTCCCGACCAGGAGTTCGACCAGCTGCTGGCAGAGCTGGCCGCCCTGGAAAAACAGCACCCCGAACTGGCCCACCCCAACTCGCCCACCCAGCGCGTGGGCGGCACCATCACCAAGCAGTTCCCGACGGCCGTGCACCGCTACCCCATGCTCAGCCTCGGCAACACCTACTCCGAAGCCGACCTGCGCGAGTTCGACGAGCGGGTGCAAAAGGGTTTGGAAGGTGCGGAATACGCCTACGTCTGCGAGCTGAAGTTCGACGGCGTGGCCATGAGCCTCACTTACGAAAACGGCCAGCTCACGCAGGGCGTCACGCGCGGCGACGGCACCCGCGGCGACGTGGTGACCAGCAACGTGCGTACCATCAAGAACCTGCCGCTGCACCTGCGCACCGCCGGCCCAACTCAGCCGCCGGAGTTTGAGGTACGCGGCGAAATCTTCATGCCCCAGCCGGTTTTCGCGGAGCTGAACGCTGAGCGCGAGGAAAACGGCGAGGCCCTGCTGGCCAACCCGCGCAACGCCGCCAGCGGCGCCCTCAAGCTCCAGGATTCGGCGCTGGTGGCCGCCCGGCGGCTGCGCTTCTACGCCTACTCCTTCCTGATGCCGGGCCGCAGCAGCTTCCCCACGCACAGCGCCTCGCTGGAGGCGCTGAGTGCCTGGGGCTTGCCCGTATCGGACACTTGGCGGCGGTGCAACTCCCTGGCCGAGGTACTGGATTTTGTGCACGAGTGGGACAAAAAGCGCTTCACGCTGCCCGTCGCCACCGACGGCATCGTTATCAAGATTGACGATTTCCGGCAGCAGGAGCTGCTGGGCTACACGGCCAAAAGCCCCCGCTGGGCCATTGCCTACAAGTATCCGGCGGAAGCCGGCCGCACCCGCCTGCGCGACGTGCAGTACCAGGTGGGCCGCACCGGCGCCGTCACGCCCGTGGCCCTGCTCGACCCCGTGCCGCTGGCCGGCACCGTGGTGAAGCGCGCCTCCATGCACAACGCCAACCAGATTGCCGCCCTTGATATCCGCCTCAACGACATGGTGTTTGTGGAGAAAGGCGGCGAAATCATCCCCAAAATCACCGGCGTGGACCTCACCGCCCGCCCCGCCGACAGCCAGCCCATCGTGTACCCCACGACGTGCCCAGCCTGCAACACGCCCCTGATCCGGCCCGAGGGCGAGGCCCACTTCCGCTGCCCCAACGACCGGGGCTGCCCGCCCCAGCGCAAGGCCAAGCTGGAGCATTACGTATCGCGCAAGGCCCTGAACATCGACGGGCTGGGCGCAGAAACTGTGGGCCGCTTCTTCGATTTGGGCCTTGTGACGGACGCGGCCAGCCTCTACGACCTGCCCGCCAAAGCCGCAGAGCTGGCCCAGCTCGACCGGATGGGCGAGAAGTCGGTGCAGCGGCTGCTGGCAGGCCTGGAGCAAAGCAAGCTGGTGCCGTTTGATCAGGTGCTGTTCGGGCTGGGCATCCGGTACGTGGGCGAAACCGTGGCCGAGAAGCTAGCCAACCACTACCGCACCATGGAGGCCCTGATGGCCGCAACGGCCACCGAGCTGGCCGCCGTGCCGGAAGTGGGCGGCGTCATTGCCGAGTCGGCGGCGGCGTGGTTTCAGGAGCCGCAGAACCAAGAGCTGGTGGCGCGGCTGCGGGCGGCAGGCGTGCAGCTGGAGCTAACCGGCGAAGCACCGCAAGCCATGAGCAACCGCCTCGAAGGCCTCACCTTTGTGCTATCGGGCGTGTTTGAGCTGCATTCACGCGACGAGCTGCAGGCCCTGATTGAGGCACACGGCGGCAAAATCACGGGCAGCATCAGCAAGAAGCTCAGCTACCTGGTGGCCGGCGACAAGATGGGCCCGGCCAAGCGCGAAAAAGCCACCGGCTTCAAAGTGCCCATCATCAGCGAAGCCGAACTGCTGGCCATGCTGCCCGCCGGCCTGGAAGCCACTTCAAATCCCGCGGAAACAGCCGCTACAGAAGATTCTGCTCCGTCAGCGTCAAACCCAGCGCCGACCCAGGGCACTGGAACCCAGACTTCGCTGTTCTAG
- the dapA gene encoding 4-hydroxy-tetrahydrodipicolinate synthase: MDKLHGTGVALVTPFTSDTHAVDYPALRRLLDFVIDGGVEYLVINGTTAESPTISADEKAEILRVAREHTAGRVPLVYGIGGNDTAATEALLRSTDLTGVSAILSASPYYNKPSQRGIIAHYERLADASPLPIILYNVPGRTASNLTAATTLHLAQHPNIIGIKEASGNLEQCIAIAATKPADFLLISGDDMMTTSLISFGAVGIISVLANAFPRRFSDMTRAALAGDFPKASQLLFGFTDLNPLMYEESNPVGVKAALAAQGLCSGAVRLPLLEASKGLLERVKQLM; the protein is encoded by the coding sequence ATGGACAAGCTTCACGGCACCGGCGTCGCCCTCGTCACGCCCTTTACTTCTGATACGCACGCCGTGGACTACCCGGCCTTGCGCCGCCTCCTCGATTTCGTCATTGACGGCGGCGTGGAGTACCTCGTCATCAACGGCACCACGGCCGAGTCGCCCACTATTTCCGCCGACGAAAAGGCGGAAATCCTGCGCGTGGCCCGGGAGCATACCGCCGGCCGCGTACCGCTGGTGTACGGCATCGGCGGCAACGACACGGCCGCCACGGAGGCCCTGCTGCGCTCCACCGACCTGACCGGCGTTTCGGCCATCCTGTCGGCCTCGCCCTACTACAACAAGCCTAGCCAGCGCGGCATCATCGCGCACTACGAGCGGCTGGCCGACGCCTCGCCCCTGCCCATCATCCTCTACAACGTGCCCGGCCGCACCGCCTCCAACCTCACGGCAGCCACCACACTGCACCTGGCCCAGCACCCCAACATCATCGGCATCAAGGAAGCCAGCGGCAACCTGGAGCAGTGCATTGCCATTGCCGCCACCAAGCCCGCCGACTTCCTGCTGATTTCCGGCGACGACATGATGACGACTTCGCTCATCAGCTTCGGAGCCGTGGGCATCATCTCGGTGCTGGCCAACGCCTTCCCGCGCCGCTTCTCCGACATGACCCGCGCCGCCCTGGCCGGCGACTTCCCGAAGGCCAGCCAGCTGCTGTTCGGCTTCACCGACCTGAACCCGCTGATGTATGAGGAAAGCAACCCCGTAGGCGTAAAAGCCGCCCTGGCCGCGCAGGGCCTCTGCTCCGGCGCCGTGCGCCTGCCGCTGCTGGAGGCTTCAAAGGGCCTGCTGGAGCGGGTGAAGCAGCTGATGTAG
- a CDS encoding hydroxymethylglutaryl-CoA lyase, protein MKLIDCPRDAMQGWPTFIPTTQKIAYLNGLLRVGFDTLDFGSFVSPKAILQLADTTEVLDGLDLAQSGTRLLAIVANLRGAETAAQHPQIRYIGFPLSVSETFQQRNTNKSIAEAFDDVTRMQELCARTGQQQVVYLSMGFGNPYGDPWSPEILGEFTQKLDALGVGIVALSDTIGASTPATIAPPFRELTAAFPHIEFGAHLHTTPATWREKVQAAYEAGCRRFDGALGGYGGCPMAADALTGNMPTERLIEFATEKGEELHLNTEALAEAMQLNQEIFAGH, encoded by the coding sequence ATGAAACTCATCGACTGCCCCCGCGACGCCATGCAGGGCTGGCCCACCTTCATCCCGACTACCCAGAAAATAGCGTACCTGAACGGGCTGCTGCGAGTGGGCTTCGACACGCTGGACTTCGGCTCGTTTGTGTCGCCGAAAGCCATTCTGCAGCTGGCCGACACCACCGAGGTGCTGGATGGGCTGGACCTGGCGCAGTCGGGCACGCGGCTGCTGGCCATTGTGGCCAACCTGCGCGGGGCCGAAACCGCCGCCCAGCACCCCCAAATCCGCTACATAGGCTTTCCGCTGTCGGTGTCCGAAACCTTCCAGCAGCGCAACACTAATAAGAGCATTGCCGAGGCCTTCGACGACGTGACGCGCATGCAAGAGCTGTGCGCCCGCACCGGGCAGCAGCAGGTGGTGTACCTGAGCATGGGCTTCGGCAACCCCTACGGCGACCCGTGGAGCCCCGAAATCCTGGGCGAGTTCACCCAGAAGCTCGACGCCCTCGGCGTGGGCATCGTGGCCCTGTCTGATACCATCGGGGCTTCCACGCCGGCCACCATCGCGCCGCCCTTCCGCGAGCTGACGGCGGCTTTCCCGCACATCGAGTTCGGGGCGCACCTGCACACCACGCCCGCCACTTGGCGCGAGAAGGTGCAGGCGGCCTACGAGGCTGGCTGCCGCCGCTTCGACGGCGCCCTGGGCGGCTACGGCGGCTGCCCCATGGCGGCCGATGCTCTGACCGGCAACATGCCCACCGAGCGCCTGATTGAGTTTGCCACCGAAAAAGGGGAGGAGCTGCACTTGAACACAGAAGCGCTGGCCGAGGCCATGCAGCTGAATCAGGAGATATTTGCCGGGCATTAG
- a CDS encoding S8 family serine peptidase: protein MIELTFLPWRAAVFCAMLSLPWAVPAASAQIAAGPPTAGYWVELRDKAGVSFNPGTYFTAAAQLRRQRQHLPAADSSDFPVRPDYLRSVRQHADSVLLVSRWLNAVACRATPAQAAALAQLPGVRRVLPLAGAEVLPAARPAALQPAANRPISTADRQLARRQTRSLGADALRQAGLDGKGLRIAVFDVGFSGADRHAAFQELFEQKRVVATYDFARRTPDVFHGGGHGTEVLACLAGRLPDGTPLGLATGATYLLARTERMQREIYAEELDWLAAAEWADRNGADIINSSLGYTARRYFPEQMTGRRSLVARAASLAARKGMLVVSAAGNDGDNDDWRTVGTPADADSVLAVGGVDPETGLHLDFSAYGPTADRRLKPNVAAFGTVLTAAPGGSYARVDGTSFSSPLVAGLAACAWQQQRGLTAMQLFGQLQQSSTLYPYYDYAHGYGLPQAARLLRPAASPPPTLDFVVLDSLLAVNIRPEALQPLPLYADSLSPQPEGARRVPAVGREESRPAGSTQAAPPSEAAPVAVPATRYLYWHVADARGVLRRYEVLEVSQRAILRIPRRTLQPGDVVRVYYLGATHSFPVL, encoded by the coding sequence ATGATTGAGTTGACGTTTCTGCCGTGGCGCGCCGCGGTGTTCTGCGCGATGCTGAGCCTGCCGTGGGCAGTCCCGGCAGCCTCCGCCCAAATAGCCGCTGGCCCGCCTACGGCCGGCTATTGGGTGGAGCTGCGCGACAAGGCCGGCGTATCCTTCAATCCCGGCACCTACTTCACGGCCGCTGCCCAGCTGCGCCGACAGCGCCAGCACCTGCCCGCCGCCGACAGCTCCGACTTCCCGGTGCGCCCCGACTACCTGCGTAGCGTGCGCCAGCACGCCGACTCGGTGCTGCTCGTCAGCCGCTGGCTTAATGCCGTGGCGTGCCGCGCTACGCCGGCGCAGGCCGCCGCGCTGGCCCAACTGCCGGGCGTGCGGCGCGTGCTGCCGCTGGCTGGGGCCGAGGTGCTGCCGGCCGCCCGCCCGGCAGCCTTGCAGCCAGCGGCCAACCGCCCTATCAGTACTGCTGACCGCCAGCTGGCCCGCCGCCAGACCCGCAGCCTTGGTGCCGATGCGTTGCGCCAGGCCGGCCTCGATGGCAAGGGCCTGCGTATTGCGGTGTTCGATGTGGGCTTCAGTGGCGCAGACCGGCACGCAGCCTTTCAGGAGCTGTTTGAGCAGAAGCGGGTAGTGGCGACCTATGATTTTGCCCGGCGCACGCCCGACGTATTTCACGGCGGCGGCCACGGCACCGAGGTGCTGGCCTGCCTGGCCGGTCGCCTGCCTGACGGCACGCCGCTGGGCCTGGCCACTGGCGCCACCTACCTGCTGGCCCGCACCGAGCGGATGCAGCGCGAGATTTACGCCGAGGAGCTGGACTGGCTGGCCGCTGCCGAGTGGGCCGACCGCAACGGCGCCGACATCATCAACTCCTCGCTGGGCTACACGGCGCGCCGCTACTTTCCGGAGCAGATGACCGGCCGCCGCAGCCTGGTGGCGCGGGCGGCCAGTTTGGCCGCCCGCAAAGGCATGCTGGTGGTCAGCGCCGCCGGCAACGACGGCGACAACGACGACTGGCGCACTGTAGGCACTCCCGCCGATGCCGACTCCGTGCTGGCCGTGGGTGGCGTCGACCCCGAAACCGGCCTGCACCTCGACTTCAGCGCCTACGGCCCCACCGCCGACCGCCGCCTCAAGCCCAACGTGGCCGCCTTCGGCACCGTCCTGACGGCTGCCCCCGGTGGCAGCTACGCGCGCGTCGATGGCACGTCGTTTTCCAGCCCGCTGGTGGCGGGGCTGGCGGCCTGCGCCTGGCAGCAGCAGCGCGGCCTCACGGCCATGCAGCTGTTTGGCCAGCTGCAGCAGTCGTCCACGCTCTACCCATACTACGATTACGCCCACGGCTACGGCCTGCCACAGGCCGCCCGCCTGCTCCGACCCGCCGCCAGCCCGCCGCCTACTCTCGATTTTGTGGTGCTGGACAGCCTGCTGGCCGTGAACATCCGGCCGGAGGCCCTACAGCCGCTTCCTTTATACGCCGACTCGCTCAGCCCGCAGCCCGAGGGTGCCCGGCGCGTGCCGGCCGTCGGGCGTGAGGAGTCGCGCCCGGCCGGGTCTACGCAGGCGGCGCCCCCGAGTGAGGCCGCGCCGGTGGCTGTGCCCGCCACCCGCTACCTCTACTGGCACGTGGCCGATGCCCGCGGCGTGCTGCGGCGCTACGAGGTGCTGGAAGTCAGCCAGCGGGCCATTCTGCGCATTCCGCGCCGCACGCTGCAGCCCGGCGACGTCGTGCGGGTGTATTATCTGGGTGCCACGCACAGCTTTCCGGTTTTATGA
- a CDS encoding polysaccharide deacetylase family protein: MKLTPSVLLTAAALASALTLPSCNDAKTAATAETSTPASTAMSGTAATAAAEDSAAKADTTAAPDPSTIPAGSIADAATITARPQVPILCYHQIRDWRAKDSKGAKDYIVPVDAFKKQIQMLADSGYHTILPDQLYAYLTTGAKLPSKPIMLTFDDTDLDQFTVAKPELDKHNFKAVYFIMTVSLGRPKYMSKAQVKQLSDEGNVIGSHTWDHHNVKKYQGEDWVTQIEKPTKTLEEITGKDIKYFAYPFGLWNPEAIPELKKRGMVAAFVLAEKRDPQDPLFTIRRIIASGYWSARTLHNSIVQSF, encoded by the coding sequence ATGAAGCTTACCCCCTCCGTGCTGCTGACCGCAGCCGCCCTGGCCTCGGCCCTCACGCTGCCTTCCTGCAACGACGCCAAAACGGCCGCCACCGCCGAAACCAGCACCCCTGCCAGCACCGCCATGAGCGGCACCGCCGCCACCGCGGCCGCCGAAGACTCTGCTGCTAAAGCCGATACCACCGCCGCTCCGGACCCCAGCACCATTCCGGCCGGCAGCATCGCCGATGCCGCTACCATCACGGCCCGGCCGCAGGTGCCCATCCTGTGCTACCACCAGATCCGCGACTGGCGCGCCAAGGACTCGAAAGGCGCCAAAGACTACATCGTGCCCGTCGATGCCTTCAAAAAGCAGATCCAGATGCTGGCCGACTCCGGCTACCACACCATTCTGCCCGACCAGCTCTACGCCTACCTGACCACCGGCGCCAAGCTCCCGAGCAAGCCCATCATGCTCACCTTCGACGACACCGACCTCGACCAGTTCACGGTGGCCAAACCCGAGCTGGACAAGCACAACTTCAAGGCCGTGTACTTCATCATGACCGTGAGCCTGGGCCGGCCCAAGTACATGAGCAAGGCGCAGGTGAAGCAGCTTTCGGATGAGGGCAACGTCATCGGCTCACACACCTGGGACCACCACAACGTGAAGAAGTACCAGGGCGAGGACTGGGTGACGCAGATCGAGAAGCCCACCAAAACGCTGGAGGAAATCACCGGCAAAGACATCAAATACTTCGCCTATCCTTTCGGCCTCTGGAATCCCGAAGCCATTCCGGAACTGAAGAAGCGCGGCATGGTGGCCGCCTTCGTGCTGGCCGAAAAGCGCGACCCGCAAGACCCGTTGTTCACCATCCGCCGCATCATCGCCAGCGGCTACTGGAGCGCCCGCACCCTGCACAACAGCATCGTGCAGAGCTTCTAG
- a CDS encoding DUF4920 domain-containing protein, with the protein MTIKQFSLAASLLALAACQTNPTTETAATTAAPATTVALTGKTYGAAVTAEGAKPLSELKQVLGTQDSAQVKLIGKADAVCQAKGCWLTMKTPEGQEMRVRFKDYAFFVPKDISGKTVVINGWAHREVVPVSDLQHYAKDAGKSEKEVAAITTPEEQLNFEADGVLVADKTL; encoded by the coding sequence ATGACCATCAAGCAATTCAGTTTGGCCGCCTCCCTCCTGGCGCTGGCCGCCTGCCAGACCAATCCCACCACCGAAACGGCCGCTACCACCGCCGCCCCGGCTACTACGGTGGCCCTCACCGGCAAAACCTACGGCGCGGCCGTCACGGCCGAAGGCGCCAAGCCGCTTTCGGAACTGAAGCAGGTGCTGGGCACCCAGGACTCGGCCCAGGTGAAGCTGATTGGCAAGGCCGACGCCGTGTGCCAGGCCAAGGGCTGCTGGCTGACCATGAAAACGCCCGAAGGCCAGGAAATGCGGGTGCGGTTCAAGGATTACGCCTTCTTCGTGCCTAAAGACATCAGCGGCAAAACGGTGGTGATAAACGGCTGGGCGCACCGCGAGGTAGTACCCGTGTCGGACCTGCAGCACTATGCCAAGGATGCTGGCAAGTCCGAAAAGGAAGTAGCCGCCATTACCACGCCCGAGGAGCAGCTCAACTTCGAGGCCGACGGCGTGCTGGTAGCCGACAAAACGCTGTAG
- a CDS encoding M23 family metallopeptidase translates to MPHPVRYALFFISCLVLAACGKQQTLQGIFQKTTPHEAYARQLRQAGLLETALGRDWLAAADRALRDSLVVTLPFQETGYFSADRATAAAFRYQVREGETVRISLTLDKNTDAHVFLDAFELDPERRVTRPLASADTTALAFSYVAEDDRQHLLRVQPELLRTGRFTLRIQRAPSLSFPVHGKNDVAVGSFWGVDRDGGARRHEGIDIFAKRGTPAVAAANGYITRVNETPRGGRVVWLMDTEHSQHIYYAHLDKQLVQPGQQVRIGDTLGLVGNTGNARTTPPHLHFGVYRGGRGAVDPFPFVRRADTDPAAPRTAPGRLGEWVRVQDKRTDLRRGPVAKQATVAALPRNTPLLVVGSQADWYRVQHPNGQIGYVPARAVVPAAALRRLALPTATDLYAAPAIGAAALDSLPARSSVAVLGEFGGYRLVRSAAGQLGWLMNANLGS, encoded by the coding sequence ATGCCTCACCCCGTTCGTTACGCTCTCTTCTTTATATCCTGCTTAGTGCTGGCCGCCTGCGGCAAGCAGCAGACGCTGCAGGGCATCTTCCAGAAAACCACGCCCCACGAAGCCTACGCCCGCCAGCTGCGCCAGGCCGGCCTTTTGGAAACCGCCCTGGGCCGCGACTGGCTGGCCGCCGCCGACCGCGCCCTGCGCGACTCGCTGGTGGTGACGCTGCCCTTCCAGGAAACCGGCTACTTCTCTGCCGACCGCGCCACGGCGGCCGCCTTCCGCTACCAAGTGCGCGAAGGCGAAACCGTCCGCATCAGCCTCACCCTCGACAAAAACACCGACGCCCACGTCTTCCTCGATGCTTTCGAGCTGGACCCCGAGCGCCGTGTTACCCGCCCGCTGGCCTCCGCCGACACCACGGCGCTGGCCTTCAGCTACGTGGCCGAGGACGACCGTCAGCACCTGCTGCGCGTGCAGCCGGAGCTGCTGCGCACCGGCCGCTTCACACTGCGGATTCAGCGGGCACCCAGCCTGAGCTTTCCGGTGCACGGCAAAAACGACGTGGCCGTGGGCAGCTTCTGGGGCGTTGATCGGGACGGCGGCGCCCGCCGCCACGAGGGCATCGACATCTTCGCCAAGCGCGGCACCCCGGCCGTGGCGGCGGCCAACGGCTACATCACCCGCGTGAATGAGACGCCGCGCGGCGGCCGCGTGGTCTGGCTCATGGACACCGAGCACAGTCAGCATATCTACTACGCCCACCTTGACAAGCAGCTGGTGCAACCCGGCCAGCAGGTGCGCATCGGCGATACGCTGGGGCTGGTAGGCAACACCGGCAACGCCCGCACCACCCCGCCGCACCTGCACTTTGGCGTGTACCGCGGCGGCCGCGGCGCCGTCGACCCGTTCCCGTTTGTGCGCCGCGCCGATACCGACCCCGCCGCCCCGCGCACCGCCCCCGGCCGCCTCGGCGAGTGGGTGCGCGTGCAGGACAAACGCACCGACCTGCGCCGCGGCCCAGTAGCCAAACAGGCCACCGTGGCCGCCCTGCCCCGCAATACGCCCCTGCTAGTAGTCGGCAGCCAGGCCGACTGGTACCGGGTGCAGCACCCCAACGGCCAGATCGGCTATGTGCCGGCCCGCGCCGTGGTGCCGGCCGCGGCCCTGCGTCGCCTGGCCCTCCCCACCGCCACCGACCTCTACGCCGCCCCCGCCATCGGGGCCGCAGCCCTCGATTCGTTGCCGGCGCGCAGCTCGGTAGCCGTACTGGGCGAGTTTGGCGGTTATCGGCTGGTGCGCAGCGCCGCCGGCCAGCTGGGCTGGCTGATGAACGCCAACCTGGGCTCCTAA
- a CDS encoding (Fe-S)-binding protein, with translation MPTAVDIFIPCFVDQLFPQTAMNMVKVLEAVGCEVHYNSNQTCCGQPAYNAGYKAESREVACKFLDDFPNEPGRYIVSPSASCVGMVRNSYAELFDGSPEQSRYHGTQRRIYELTEFLVDVLGVQSVPKARLNGTYTYHDSCSALRECGIKEGPRRLLDAVPGLQRLEMVENETCCGFGGTFAVKFQAISVAMAEQKVEHALATGANYIVSTDTSCLMHLDAYIRREKKPIKTMHIADVLASGW, from the coding sequence ATGCCAACTGCCGTCGATATATTCATCCCCTGCTTTGTAGACCAGCTGTTTCCGCAAACTGCCATGAACATGGTGAAGGTGCTGGAAGCCGTGGGCTGCGAGGTGCACTACAACAGCAACCAGACCTGCTGTGGCCAGCCGGCCTACAACGCCGGCTACAAAGCCGAAAGCCGCGAGGTGGCGTGCAAGTTTCTGGATGATTTCCCCAACGAGCCGGGCCGCTACATCGTGAGCCCGTCGGCCTCGTGCGTGGGCATGGTGCGCAACTCCTACGCCGAGCTGTTCGACGGCAGCCCCGAGCAAAGCCGCTACCACGGTACCCAGCGCCGCATCTACGAGCTGACCGAGTTTCTGGTGGACGTGCTGGGCGTGCAGTCGGTGCCGAAGGCCCGCCTCAACGGCACCTACACCTACCACGACTCCTGCTCGGCGTTGCGCGAGTGCGGCATCAAGGAAGGCCCGCGCCGCCTGCTCGACGCCGTTCCGGGCTTGCAGCGGCTGGAAATGGTGGAAAACGAAACCTGCTGCGGCTTCGGCGGCACCTTCGCCGTGAAGTTCCAGGCCATATCCGTAGCCATGGCCGAGCAGAAGGTGGAGCACGCTCTGGCCACCGGCGCCAACTACATCGTCAGCACCGACACAAGCTGCCTCATGCACCTCGACGCCTACATCCGCCGCGAAAAGAAGCCCATCAAGACGATGCACATTGCCGACGTGCTAGCGAGTGGCTGGTGA